The following coding sequences are from one Brienomyrus brachyistius isolate T26 chromosome 15, BBRACH_0.4, whole genome shotgun sequence window:
- the akr1a1b gene encoding aldo-keto reductase family 1 member A1-B isoform X1, whose amino-acid sequence MCRYKNADTCRIAGNGNGDGKLGFSKALSHFQTVSSLDVTLYVRSSRTVMLRSLWTRTFVFRPVLIRQARMNDFAVLRTGKKMPLLGLGTWKSEPGKVKQAVVWALQAGYRHIDCASIYGNEVEVGQALEEMLGSQGLKREEVFVTSKLWNTQHHPEDVEPALLKTLKELQLEYLDLYLIHWPYAFQRGGALFPKKEDGTILYDDIDYKLTWAAMEGLVEKGLVKAIGLSNFNSRQIDDILSVAKIKPAVLQVESHPYLAQPQLLEHCQKRSLVMTAYSPLGSPDRAWKHPEEPVLLDEPVLAELAQKYNKSPAQIILRWQTQRGVVTIPKSVTESRIKENIQVFDFILEAEEMDKVSGLNRGWRYIVPTITVNGELVPRDAGHPHYPFSEPY is encoded by the exons ATGTGCAGATATAAAAATGCTGATACTTGTAGAATAGCCGGAAACGGAAATGGGGACGGAAAGCTCGGGTTTTCAAAAGCGCTTTCCCATTTTCAGACCGTCTCCTCGCTGGACGTTACGTTGTATGTTCGCAGCTCCAGGACAGTGA TGCTGCGGTCTCTTTGGACTCGCACTTTTGTTTTTCGTCCTGTTCTTATAAGGCAG GCCAGAATGAATGACTTTGCCGTACTTCGCACGGGAAAGAAGATGCCGCTTCTTGGCCTGGGAACATGGAAAAGTGAACCAGGGAAG GTGAAGCAGGCTGTGGTCTGGGCCCTGCAGGCTGGCTATCGCCACATAGATTGCGCTTCCATCTATGGTAATGAGGTAGAGGTTGGCCAGGCCTTGGAGGAGATGCTGGGGTCACAG GGACTGAAACGGGAGGAGGTCTTCGTAACCTCAAAGCTCTGGAACACTCAGCACCACCCTGAGGATGTGGAACCAGCCTTGTTGAAGACCCTGAAGGAACTGCAGCTGGAATACCTTGATCTGTATCTCATCCACTGGCCATATGCTTTCCA ACGGGGTGGTGCTCTGTTTCCTAAGAAAGAGGATGGCACCATACTTTATGATGACATCGACTACAAACTGACGTGGGCGGCCATGGAGGGCTTGGTGGAGAAGGGGCTCGTGAAAGCTATCGGCCTCTCCAACTTCAACAGCCGGCAAATTGACGACATTCTTTCCGTTGCCAAAATCAAGCCGGCTGTGCTGCAG GTGGAGAGCCACCCATACCTGGCACAGCCACAGCTGCTGGAGCACTGCCAGAAGCGCAGTCTGGTGATGACGGCATACAGCCCATTAGGGTCTCCAGACCGGGCATGGAAACACCCGGAGGAACCTGTACTTCTTGATGAGCCCGTGCTGGCAGAACTGGCTCAGAAGTATAATAAATCCCCTGCACAAATCATACTCCG gtGGCAGACCCAGAGAGGAGTGGTAACAATTCCCAAGAGTGTGACAGAGTCTCGCATTAAAGAGAACATACAG GTATTTGATTTTATCTTGGAAGCAGAAGAGATGGACAAAGTGTCAGGCCTGAATAGAGGCTGGCGCTACATTGTGCCAACTATAACT GTCAATGGAGAGCTCGTTCCCAGGGATGCTGGACACCCTCACTACCCTTTCAGTGAGCCCTACTGA
- the akr1a1b gene encoding aldo-keto reductase family 1 member A1-B isoform X2, producing the protein MNDFAVLRTGKKMPLLGLGTWKSEPGKVKQAVVWALQAGYRHIDCASIYGNEVEVGQALEEMLGSQGLKREEVFVTSKLWNTQHHPEDVEPALLKTLKELQLEYLDLYLIHWPYAFQRGGALFPKKEDGTILYDDIDYKLTWAAMEGLVEKGLVKAIGLSNFNSRQIDDILSVAKIKPAVLQVESHPYLAQPQLLEHCQKRSLVMTAYSPLGSPDRAWKHPEEPVLLDEPVLAELAQKYNKSPAQIILRWQTQRGVVTIPKSVTESRIKENIQVFDFILEAEEMDKVSGLNRGWRYIVPTITVNGELVPRDAGHPHYPFSEPY; encoded by the exons ATGAATGACTTTGCCGTACTTCGCACGGGAAAGAAGATGCCGCTTCTTGGCCTGGGAACATGGAAAAGTGAACCAGGGAAG GTGAAGCAGGCTGTGGTCTGGGCCCTGCAGGCTGGCTATCGCCACATAGATTGCGCTTCCATCTATGGTAATGAGGTAGAGGTTGGCCAGGCCTTGGAGGAGATGCTGGGGTCACAG GGACTGAAACGGGAGGAGGTCTTCGTAACCTCAAAGCTCTGGAACACTCAGCACCACCCTGAGGATGTGGAACCAGCCTTGTTGAAGACCCTGAAGGAACTGCAGCTGGAATACCTTGATCTGTATCTCATCCACTGGCCATATGCTTTCCA ACGGGGTGGTGCTCTGTTTCCTAAGAAAGAGGATGGCACCATACTTTATGATGACATCGACTACAAACTGACGTGGGCGGCCATGGAGGGCTTGGTGGAGAAGGGGCTCGTGAAAGCTATCGGCCTCTCCAACTTCAACAGCCGGCAAATTGACGACATTCTTTCCGTTGCCAAAATCAAGCCGGCTGTGCTGCAG GTGGAGAGCCACCCATACCTGGCACAGCCACAGCTGCTGGAGCACTGCCAGAAGCGCAGTCTGGTGATGACGGCATACAGCCCATTAGGGTCTCCAGACCGGGCATGGAAACACCCGGAGGAACCTGTACTTCTTGATGAGCCCGTGCTGGCAGAACTGGCTCAGAAGTATAATAAATCCCCTGCACAAATCATACTCCG gtGGCAGACCCAGAGAGGAGTGGTAACAATTCCCAAGAGTGTGACAGAGTCTCGCATTAAAGAGAACATACAG GTATTTGATTTTATCTTGGAAGCAGAAGAGATGGACAAAGTGTCAGGCCTGAATAGAGGCTGGCGCTACATTGTGCCAACTATAACT GTCAATGGAGAGCTCGTTCCCAGGGATGCTGGACACCCTCACTACCCTTTCAGTGAGCCCTACTGA
- the LOC125708832 gene encoding histone-binding protein N1/N2-like isoform X1, with the protein MPEDAPATSSPESMDEKPCSSSHAADSCSDVTEEAKKLLGAGNRHLVMGDVVSAVSVFQEACAMLAEKYGDTADECGEAFFLCGKALLELARIENTVLGNALEGVPEEDGDEGDKIDSSRIESADNLAESTRNELRVLVYDAMAEKDRTEGKTEPEEQGVDAAAEERTAESTANGMEEGGVSRGLGEKTESGVVGTEGQNLKRSEVSGVEVATSSEGAEEEEEEEEEEEEEEEAQEEDEDGDEEGSTADTKESEEEVGNLQLAWEMLEVAKVIYRRKQDKEDQLMAAQAYLKLGEVGVESGNYSQALQDFQQCLELQLKYLPPHSRLLAETHYQLGVTFGYACQYPQAVQHFSSSIKVIESRMALLQEVIDKAEGADGAEEKEEMEELIQLLPDIKEKIEDAQESQRSGGVASEVIHQTLTGASSGLSSSSGASSSLGSKEPSDGANAKPVSDISHLVRKKPEKPAATV; encoded by the exons ATGCCAGAAGACGCCCCAGCTACTTCCAGCCCTGAAAG CATGGACGAAAAGCCGTGTTCATCCAGCCATGCGGCCGACAG CTGCAGCGATGTCACGGAGGAGGCGAAGAAGCTGCTCGGCGCGGGGAACCGACACCTGGTTATGGGGGACGTGGTGTCGGCCGTCAGTGTCTTTCAGGAGGCCTGTGCCATGCT TGCTGAGAAATACGGGGACACAGCTGATGAATGTGGTGAAGCCTTCTTTCTTTGTGGGAAGGCTTTGCTAGAGCTGGCCAG GATTGAGAATACAGTTCTAGGAAACGCACTGGAAGGTGTTCCTGAAGAGGATGGTGATGAAGGGGATAAGATTGACAGCAGCAGAATTGAGAGCGCTGACAACCTGGCCG AGAGCACCCGGAATGAGCTCCGTGTTCTTGTGTATGATGCAATGGCTGAGAAAGACAGAACTGAAGGGAAAACTGAGCCTGAAGAGCAGGGAGTAGATGCTGCTGCAGAGGAAAGAACAGCAGAGAGCACTGCGAATGGCATGGAGGAGGGGGGTGTGTCCCGCGGGCTGGGTGAGAAGACTGAAAGTGGAGTAGTTGGCACTGAAGGGCAGAATCTAAAACGAAGTGAGGTCAGTGGTGTGGAGGTGGCGACTTCGTCAGAGGGAgcggaagaggaggaagaggaggaggaagaggaggaggaagaggaggaggctcAAG aggaggatgaggatggtGATGAAGAGGGGAGCACAGCTGATACCAAG GAAAGTGAGGAGGAGGTTGGAAACTTGCAGCTGGCGTGGGAAATGCTGGAGGTGGCCAAGGTGATCTACAGAAG GAAGCAGGACAAAGAGGAccagctgatggctgcacaggcCTATCTGAAGCTGGGGGAAGTTGGAGTAGAATCAG GTAACTATTCCCAGGCCCTGCAGGATTTCCAGCAGTGCCTGGAGCTGCAGCTGAAGTACCTGCCTCCGCACAGCCGCCTGCTGGCTGAGACGCACTATCAGCTGGGCGTGACCTTCGGCTATGCCTGCCAGTACCCTCAAGCTGTGCAGCACTTCAGCAGTTCCATAAAGGTCATCGAGAGTCGCATGG CTTTGCTACAGGAGGTCATTGACAAGGCTGAAGGGGCTGATGGGGCAGAAGAGAAGGAGGAAATGGAGGAGCTCATTCAGCTGCTGCCTGATATCAAGGAGAAGATTGAGGATGCCCAAGAGAGCCAGAGAAGTGGGGGAGTAGCATCTGAAGTCATTCACCAGACTCTG ACAGGGGCTTCATCAGGACTCTCCAGCAGTAGTGGTGCTTCCTCCTCTCTAGGGAGTAAG gagcCTTCAGATGGGGCTAATGCCAAGCCTGTTTCTGACATCTCCCACCTAGTCAGGAAGAAG CCAGAGAAACCGGCCGCCACTGTGTAA
- the LOC125708832 gene encoding nuclear autoantigenic sperm protein-like isoform X3: MPEDAPATSSPESMDEKPCSSSHAADSCSDVTEEAKKLLGAGNRHLVMGDVVSAVSVFQEACAMLAEKYGDTADECGEAFFLCGKALLELARIENTVLGNALEGVPEEDGDEGDKIDSSRIESADNLAEEDEDGDEEGSTADTKESEEEVGNLQLAWEMLEVAKVIYRRKQDKEDQLMAAQAYLKLGEVGVESGNYSQALQDFQQCLELQLKYLPPHSRLLAETHYQLGVTFGYACQYPQAVQHFSSSIKVIESRMALLQEVIDKAEGADGAEEKEEMEELIQLLPDIKEKIEDAQESQRSGGVASEVIHQTLTGASSGLSSSSGASSSLGSKEPSDGANAKPVSDISHLVRKKPEKPAATV; encoded by the exons ATGCCAGAAGACGCCCCAGCTACTTCCAGCCCTGAAAG CATGGACGAAAAGCCGTGTTCATCCAGCCATGCGGCCGACAG CTGCAGCGATGTCACGGAGGAGGCGAAGAAGCTGCTCGGCGCGGGGAACCGACACCTGGTTATGGGGGACGTGGTGTCGGCCGTCAGTGTCTTTCAGGAGGCCTGTGCCATGCT TGCTGAGAAATACGGGGACACAGCTGATGAATGTGGTGAAGCCTTCTTTCTTTGTGGGAAGGCTTTGCTAGAGCTGGCCAG GATTGAGAATACAGTTCTAGGAAACGCACTGGAAGGTGTTCCTGAAGAGGATGGTGATGAAGGGGATAAGATTGACAGCAGCAGAATTGAGAGCGCTGACAACCTGGCCG aggaggatgaggatggtGATGAAGAGGGGAGCACAGCTGATACCAAG GAAAGTGAGGAGGAGGTTGGAAACTTGCAGCTGGCGTGGGAAATGCTGGAGGTGGCCAAGGTGATCTACAGAAG GAAGCAGGACAAAGAGGAccagctgatggctgcacaggcCTATCTGAAGCTGGGGGAAGTTGGAGTAGAATCAG GTAACTATTCCCAGGCCCTGCAGGATTTCCAGCAGTGCCTGGAGCTGCAGCTGAAGTACCTGCCTCCGCACAGCCGCCTGCTGGCTGAGACGCACTATCAGCTGGGCGTGACCTTCGGCTATGCCTGCCAGTACCCTCAAGCTGTGCAGCACTTCAGCAGTTCCATAAAGGTCATCGAGAGTCGCATGG CTTTGCTACAGGAGGTCATTGACAAGGCTGAAGGGGCTGATGGGGCAGAAGAGAAGGAGGAAATGGAGGAGCTCATTCAGCTGCTGCCTGATATCAAGGAGAAGATTGAGGATGCCCAAGAGAGCCAGAGAAGTGGGGGAGTAGCATCTGAAGTCATTCACCAGACTCTG ACAGGGGCTTCATCAGGACTCTCCAGCAGTAGTGGTGCTTCCTCCTCTCTAGGGAGTAAG gagcCTTCAGATGGGGCTAATGCCAAGCCTGTTTCTGACATCTCCCACCTAGTCAGGAAGAAG CCAGAGAAACCGGCCGCCACTGTGTAA
- the LOC125708832 gene encoding histone-binding protein N1/N2-like isoform X2 encodes MPEDAPATSSPESMDEKPCSSSHAADSDVTEEAKKLLGAGNRHLVMGDVVSAVSVFQEACAMLAEKYGDTADECGEAFFLCGKALLELARIENTVLGNALEGVPEEDGDEGDKIDSSRIESADNLAESTRNELRVLVYDAMAEKDRTEGKTEPEEQGVDAAAEERTAESTANGMEEGGVSRGLGEKTESGVVGTEGQNLKRSEVSGVEVATSSEGAEEEEEEEEEEEEEEEAQEEDEDGDEEGSTADTKESEEEVGNLQLAWEMLEVAKVIYRRKQDKEDQLMAAQAYLKLGEVGVESGNYSQALQDFQQCLELQLKYLPPHSRLLAETHYQLGVTFGYACQYPQAVQHFSSSIKVIESRMALLQEVIDKAEGADGAEEKEEMEELIQLLPDIKEKIEDAQESQRSGGVASEVIHQTLTGASSGLSSSSGASSSLGSKEPSDGANAKPVSDISHLVRKKPEKPAATV; translated from the exons ATGCCAGAAGACGCCCCAGCTACTTCCAGCCCTGAAAG CATGGACGAAAAGCCGTGTTCATCCAGCCATGCGGCCGACAG CGATGTCACGGAGGAGGCGAAGAAGCTGCTCGGCGCGGGGAACCGACACCTGGTTATGGGGGACGTGGTGTCGGCCGTCAGTGTCTTTCAGGAGGCCTGTGCCATGCT TGCTGAGAAATACGGGGACACAGCTGATGAATGTGGTGAAGCCTTCTTTCTTTGTGGGAAGGCTTTGCTAGAGCTGGCCAG GATTGAGAATACAGTTCTAGGAAACGCACTGGAAGGTGTTCCTGAAGAGGATGGTGATGAAGGGGATAAGATTGACAGCAGCAGAATTGAGAGCGCTGACAACCTGGCCG AGAGCACCCGGAATGAGCTCCGTGTTCTTGTGTATGATGCAATGGCTGAGAAAGACAGAACTGAAGGGAAAACTGAGCCTGAAGAGCAGGGAGTAGATGCTGCTGCAGAGGAAAGAACAGCAGAGAGCACTGCGAATGGCATGGAGGAGGGGGGTGTGTCCCGCGGGCTGGGTGAGAAGACTGAAAGTGGAGTAGTTGGCACTGAAGGGCAGAATCTAAAACGAAGTGAGGTCAGTGGTGTGGAGGTGGCGACTTCGTCAGAGGGAgcggaagaggaggaagaggaggaggaagaggaggaggaagaggaggaggctcAAG aggaggatgaggatggtGATGAAGAGGGGAGCACAGCTGATACCAAG GAAAGTGAGGAGGAGGTTGGAAACTTGCAGCTGGCGTGGGAAATGCTGGAGGTGGCCAAGGTGATCTACAGAAG GAAGCAGGACAAAGAGGAccagctgatggctgcacaggcCTATCTGAAGCTGGGGGAAGTTGGAGTAGAATCAG GTAACTATTCCCAGGCCCTGCAGGATTTCCAGCAGTGCCTGGAGCTGCAGCTGAAGTACCTGCCTCCGCACAGCCGCCTGCTGGCTGAGACGCACTATCAGCTGGGCGTGACCTTCGGCTATGCCTGCCAGTACCCTCAAGCTGTGCAGCACTTCAGCAGTTCCATAAAGGTCATCGAGAGTCGCATGG CTTTGCTACAGGAGGTCATTGACAAGGCTGAAGGGGCTGATGGGGCAGAAGAGAAGGAGGAAATGGAGGAGCTCATTCAGCTGCTGCCTGATATCAAGGAGAAGATTGAGGATGCCCAAGAGAGCCAGAGAAGTGGGGGAGTAGCATCTGAAGTCATTCACCAGACTCTG ACAGGGGCTTCATCAGGACTCTCCAGCAGTAGTGGTGCTTCCTCCTCTCTAGGGAGTAAG gagcCTTCAGATGGGGCTAATGCCAAGCCTGTTTCTGACATCTCCCACCTAGTCAGGAAGAAG CCAGAGAAACCGGCCGCCACTGTGTAA
- the LOC125708801 gene encoding vasculin-like protein 1 isoform X1 — translation MAQHDFVPSWLNFSTPQSAKKHGEPLGRGDGRHRVSRRRHNSSDGFFNNDPLKATAGDGWHQPSLLRHDSVDSGVSKGSQSGLAGASASVWQGAAWPQEASVSHHHHHGRHPKRGGGDRDRDRDRDRDRAAGHRQRNGNFNPRKGNSIQEKVSDEENKEDRLKFVEEDFPSLNPEAAGKQTSQARVPGTPSGVWENPPSAKQTVSKMLVIKKVSKEDPGAAFSAGFASTGPFPVNGSKAPGATQSVYKTLVPKPAAAPSKTGPWKPNGRDTKSGLHFSGRDSAFTSPVLVTKPMTPVSTPVHTATKEPPSSITPLADSTPSRLKLMRRGGTDRKSEFLRALKDESNGEEATCYGPGVSAESDGGTPEPKEQSEEFCQENGIAHSFSDSDTEHLSSSLEAEHRLLKAMGWQEYPENDDNFQPLTEEELKEFKARTEQLKRNGLEKNGALVKPVAPSLSFCPWKSPRNAGLTESSESETSSSQTSDDDT, via the exons ATGGCGCAGCATGACTTTGTTCCTTCCTGGCTTAATTTTTCTACGCCCCAATCAGCCAAG AAACATGGGGAGCCCCTCGGCCGTGGAGATGGGAGGCACCGAGTCAGTCGGCGTCGCCACAACTCCTCTGACGGCTTCTTCAACAACGACCCACTGAAGGCTACGGCGG GTGATGGGTGGCACCAACCGTCACTCCTGCGCCACGACTCTGTGGACTCCGGTGTGTCGAAGGGCAGTCAGAGCGGACTGGCTGGCGCGTCGGCCTCCGTCTGGCAGGGGGCGGCGTGGCCCCAGGAGGCGTCTGTgtctcatcaccaccaccatggCCGGCACCCTAAACGAGGAGGAGGGGAccgggacagggaccgggaccGGGACAGAGACCGTGCTGCTGGACACCGGCAACGCAATGGCAACTTCAACCCCCGCAAGGGCAACTCCATCCAGGAGAAGGTCTCAGATGAGGAGAACAAGGAGGACAGACTGAAGTTTGTCGAGGAAGACTTT CCCTCCCTGAATCCTGAAGCTGCCGGAAAGCAGACGAGCCAGGCCCGCGTGCCGGGGACACCCTCAGGAGTCTGGG AGAACCCGCCCAGCGCCAAGCAGACGGTCTCCAAGATGCTGGTCATTAAGAAGGTTTCGAAGGAGGACCCTGGCGCAGCCTTCTCCGCCGGGTTCGCCAGCACCGGACCCTTTCCTGTCAACGGCTCCAAGGCTCCCGGTGCAACCCAGAGCGTTTACAAGACCCTGGTtcccaaaccagcagcagcccctAGCAAG ACTGGCCCATGGAAACCCAATGGAAGAGACACCAAATCGGgtttacatttctcaggccggGACTCTGCCTTCACTAGCCCTGTCCTTGTGACCAAACCCATGACCCCAGTCAGCACCCCGGTCCATACAGCAACCAAGGAG CCTCCCTCCAGCATCACACCCCTGGCAGACAGCACCCCCTCACGCCTCAAGCTGATGCGACGCGGCGGCACCGACCGCAAGAGTGAGTTCTTGCGAGCGTTGAAGGACGAGTCGAACGGAGAAGAGGCCACCTGCTATGGTCCTGGAGTCTCTGCAGAG AGTGACGGTGGAACTCCAGAGCCCAAGGAGCAGAGCGAAGAGTTCTGCCAGGAGAATGGAATCGCTCACTCCTTCAGCGACTCGGACACAGAGCACCTGTCCAGCTCTCTGGAAGCGGAGCACAG GTTATTGAAGGCTATGGGCTGGCAGGAGTACCCAGAGAATGATGACAACTTCCAGCCCCTGACTGAGGAAGAACTAAAGGAATTTAAGGCTAGAACAGAGCAG CTGAAGAGGAACGGCCTGGAGAAGAACGGGGCGCTGGTGAAGCCCGTGGCCCCTTCCCTGTCCTTCTGTCCCTGGAAGAGTCCCAGAAATGCCGGCTTAACCGAGAGCTCGGAGTCGGAGACCAGCAGCAGCCAGACTTCTGACGACGACACCTGA
- the LOC125708801 gene encoding vasculin-like protein 1 isoform X2 → MAQHDFVPSWLNFSTPQSAKKHGEPLGRGDGRHRVSRRRHNSSDGFFNNDPLKATAGDGWHQPSLLRHDSVDSGVSKGSQSGLAGASASVWQGAAWPQEASVSHHHHHGRHPKRGGGDRDRDRDRDRDRAAGHRQRNGNFNPRKGNSIQEKVSDEENKEDRLKFVEEDFPSLNPEAAGKQTSQARVPGTPSGVWENPPSAKQTVSKMLVIKKVSKEDPGAAFSAGFASTGPFPVNGSKAPGATQSVYKTLVPKPAAAPSKPPSSITPLADSTPSRLKLMRRGGTDRKSEFLRALKDESNGEEATCYGPGVSAESDGGTPEPKEQSEEFCQENGIAHSFSDSDTEHLSSSLEAEHRLLKAMGWQEYPENDDNFQPLTEEELKEFKARTEQLKRNGLEKNGALVKPVAPSLSFCPWKSPRNAGLTESSESETSSSQTSDDDT, encoded by the exons ATGGCGCAGCATGACTTTGTTCCTTCCTGGCTTAATTTTTCTACGCCCCAATCAGCCAAG AAACATGGGGAGCCCCTCGGCCGTGGAGATGGGAGGCACCGAGTCAGTCGGCGTCGCCACAACTCCTCTGACGGCTTCTTCAACAACGACCCACTGAAGGCTACGGCGG GTGATGGGTGGCACCAACCGTCACTCCTGCGCCACGACTCTGTGGACTCCGGTGTGTCGAAGGGCAGTCAGAGCGGACTGGCTGGCGCGTCGGCCTCCGTCTGGCAGGGGGCGGCGTGGCCCCAGGAGGCGTCTGTgtctcatcaccaccaccatggCCGGCACCCTAAACGAGGAGGAGGGGAccgggacagggaccgggaccGGGACAGAGACCGTGCTGCTGGACACCGGCAACGCAATGGCAACTTCAACCCCCGCAAGGGCAACTCCATCCAGGAGAAGGTCTCAGATGAGGAGAACAAGGAGGACAGACTGAAGTTTGTCGAGGAAGACTTT CCCTCCCTGAATCCTGAAGCTGCCGGAAAGCAGACGAGCCAGGCCCGCGTGCCGGGGACACCCTCAGGAGTCTGGG AGAACCCGCCCAGCGCCAAGCAGACGGTCTCCAAGATGCTGGTCATTAAGAAGGTTTCGAAGGAGGACCCTGGCGCAGCCTTCTCCGCCGGGTTCGCCAGCACCGGACCCTTTCCTGTCAACGGCTCCAAGGCTCCCGGTGCAACCCAGAGCGTTTACAAGACCCTGGTtcccaaaccagcagcagcccctAGCAAG CCTCCCTCCAGCATCACACCCCTGGCAGACAGCACCCCCTCACGCCTCAAGCTGATGCGACGCGGCGGCACCGACCGCAAGAGTGAGTTCTTGCGAGCGTTGAAGGACGAGTCGAACGGAGAAGAGGCCACCTGCTATGGTCCTGGAGTCTCTGCAGAG AGTGACGGTGGAACTCCAGAGCCCAAGGAGCAGAGCGAAGAGTTCTGCCAGGAGAATGGAATCGCTCACTCCTTCAGCGACTCGGACACAGAGCACCTGTCCAGCTCTCTGGAAGCGGAGCACAG GTTATTGAAGGCTATGGGCTGGCAGGAGTACCCAGAGAATGATGACAACTTCCAGCCCCTGACTGAGGAAGAACTAAAGGAATTTAAGGCTAGAACAGAGCAG CTGAAGAGGAACGGCCTGGAGAAGAACGGGGCGCTGGTGAAGCCCGTGGCCCCTTCCCTGTCCTTCTGTCCCTGGAAGAGTCCCAGAAATGCCGGCTTAACCGAGAGCTCGGAGTCGGAGACCAGCAGCAGCCAGACTTCTGACGACGACACCTGA